A genomic window from Pocillopora verrucosa isolate sample1 chromosome 7, ASM3666991v2, whole genome shotgun sequence includes:
- the LOC136282708 gene encoding testis-expressed protein 30-like produces MARNLRKVIVKIPVEDRELDGVFNFPCEASWNGCAVILTHGAGGDMNYLHLEKLAAHLASTGILCLRFTCRTRNFKYRIQCFTAVVEFLRNFEEFPINMCIIAGRSMGARVAAEVASNSSLTTNFVFGVACLSYPLHPPRKTSEIRVSSLLHLGLPALFISGRKDPYCRPDLMDTALNRMANDWKMHWVEGADHELKLHGRVNHELISDMCEWFVQWCQSVFMAER; encoded by the exons ATGGCGCGCAATCTGCGGAAG GTTATAGTTAAAATTCCAGTTGAAGATCGTGAACTGGATGGCGTGTTTAATTTTCCATGCGAGGCGTCGTGGAACGGTTGTGCTGTGATTCTGACACATGGGGCCGGAGGGGATATGAATTACCTCCATCTGGAGAAACTAGCTGCTCATCTCGCAAGCACGGGAATACTGTGTTTGAGATTCACCTGCAGGACAAGAAACTTCAAGTATAGGATACAGTGTTTCACAGCAGTTGTG GAGTTTCTGAGGAATTTTGAAGAGTTTCCAATCAACATGTGCATCATAGCAG GCCGTTCAATGGGCGCACGTGTTGCTGCTGAAGTAGCTTCAAACAGTAGTTTGACCACAAACTTTGTATTTGGCGTTGCTTGTTTGTCATACCCTTTACATCCTCCACGTAAGACCTCGGAGATTCGAGTATCTTCACTTCTCCATCTTGGATTGCCTGCATTGTTTATAAGTGGCAGAAAAGATCCATACTGCAGGCCCGATTTAATGGATACAGCTCTGAACAGAATGGCAAATGACTGGAAAATGCACTGGGTGGAAGGTGCAGACCATGAACTAAAGCTGCATGGCAGAGTGAATCATGAGCTAATATCAGATATGTGTGAATGGTTTGTGCAATGGTGTCAGTCGGTGTTCATGGCAGAAAGATGA